In Thermomicrobiales bacterium, one genomic interval encodes:
- a CDS encoding type I restriction-modification system subunit M N-terminal domain-containing protein, protein MATEFKDIESRLWKVADTLRANSGLRSSEYSTPVLGLIFLKYADTLSAYDDLIENNTRCVTILEEMAQRLYREWFVHFRYPGHESVPSSKASWA, encoded by the coding sequence ATGGCAACCGAATTCAAAGACATCGAATCCCGCCTCTGGAAGGTGGCCGACACCCTGCGCGCCAACTCCGGCCTCCGTTCCTCCGAATATTCCACTCCCGTCCTCGGCCTCATCTTCCTCAAATACGCCGACACCCTCTCCGCCTACGACGACCTAATCGAAAACAACACCCGCTGCGTTACCATCCTCGAGGAAATGGCCCAGCGCCTCTACCGCGAATGGTTCGTCCACTTCCGCTACCCCGGCCACGAATCGGTCCCCTCGTCGAAAGCGAGCTGGGCTTGA
- a CDS encoding vitamin K epoxide reductase family protein produces the protein MQPSRTNSRLTVVSLALALGGIAVSAYLTLVHYRDDLLVCAVGGCHTVQKSPYAELEGVPVALLGLGMFVVMTVLFLLRRAKPEWAGNITLATFALALAGAVFAIYLTYLELFVIDAICQWCVLTAIIIWAMLVVEAKLVFDTSSDDQSLSDDLPDDEQPPDDTTVNIQNSAGS, from the coding sequence ATGCAGCCCTCGCGAACCAATAGCCGCCTGACCGTGGTCTCGCTCGCCCTGGCGTTGGGCGGGATCGCGGTCTCTGCCTATCTCACCCTGGTGCACTACCGGGACGATCTGCTGGTCTGCGCGGTGGGCGGCTGCCACACCGTGCAGAAAAGCCCCTATGCCGAACTGGAGGGCGTGCCCGTCGCCCTCCTCGGCCTCGGCATGTTCGTCGTCATGACCGTCCTCTTCCTCCTTCGCCGGGCCAAACCCGAGTGGGCCGGAAACATCACCCTCGCCACCTTCGCGCTGGCGCTGGCCGGCGCGGTCTTCGCCATCTATCTCACCTATCTGGAACTCTTCGTCATCGACGCCATCTGCCAGTGGTGCGTGCTGACCGCCATCATCATCTGGGCGATGCTGGTCGTGGAGGCAAAACTGGTATTCGACACCTCGTCGGACGATCAATCCCTATCGGACGATCTTCCGGACGACGAACAACCGCCCGACGATACGACGGTGAATATCCAGAACTCGGCTGGCTCCTGA
- a CDS encoding lipase family protein, whose protein sequence is MATSKRTWTQRLKNWSIVIGLLLLCLLFGIYVWFNKEASPVQPGSFYTPPDPLPAGVAGDVIRSETITRGLPTGAQAWRVLYLSNDLNDQPIAVSGLVVAPTAKSETPRQIVAIARGTQGIYPYCGTSQLPDALTHIDLLQTMIDQGFVVAVTDYPGIGTPGISPYLVGKVEGQTVLDSVRAARNLVPEAGADFAIVGASQGGHSAMFASQLAPAYAPELTLKGTVTQAGAFDLEGILEARSADRVGGILFPFVFYAWSNAYAIPLDGVIEPSEVEVAERLSKACITSPLGYLRIRHIPTGGELLAIDPTTTEPWSTLIEENTPTGPVDAPLLLVHGTADQVIPFQGSVDEAARRCAEGEDVTFLQYLDTTHDSQPQSMLTVLGWVVDRFADKPSTSNCANRPPPGTGS, encoded by the coding sequence ATGGCGACATCGAAACGCACCTGGACCCAGCGGCTGAAAAACTGGTCGATTGTCATCGGGCTACTGCTACTTTGTCTTCTCTTCGGCATCTATGTCTGGTTCAACAAGGAAGCAAGCCCGGTCCAACCGGGCAGTTTCTACACCCCACCTGATCCATTGCCCGCCGGCGTGGCCGGCGACGTGATTCGCAGCGAAACGATCACCCGCGGTCTGCCCACGGGCGCCCAGGCCTGGCGCGTCCTCTACCTTTCCAACGATCTGAACGATCAGCCGATCGCGGTTTCCGGCTTGGTTGTCGCGCCCACCGCGAAATCGGAGACACCACGCCAGATTGTGGCCATCGCGCGGGGCACCCAGGGAATCTACCCCTATTGCGGCACCAGCCAGCTACCGGACGCGCTGACGCATATCGACTTGCTGCAAACCATGATCGACCAGGGTTTCGTAGTCGCTGTCACTGACTATCCTGGCATCGGCACCCCAGGCATCAGCCCGTATCTCGTTGGCAAGGTGGAAGGGCAAACCGTGCTCGATTCTGTGCGCGCCGCCCGCAATCTGGTGCCTGAGGCCGGCGCCGACTTCGCCATCGTCGGCGCGTCCCAGGGCGGGCATTCGGCTATGTTCGCCTCGCAACTGGCGCCGGCATACGCCCCGGAGTTGACCCTTAAAGGTACCGTTACCCAGGCGGGCGCCTTCGACCTGGAGGGGATTCTCGAAGCCCGCAGCGCCGATCGCGTCGGCGGTATCCTCTTCCCCTTCGTCTTCTACGCTTGGAGCAATGCCTACGCCATTCCGCTCGACGGGGTCATCGAGCCCAGCGAGGTCGAAGTGGCGGAACGGCTTTCCAAGGCATGTATCACCTCCCCGCTGGGATACCTGAGAATCCGCCACATCCCCACCGGCGGCGAACTGTTGGCCATCGACCCCACCACCACCGAGCCATGGAGCACCCTGATCGAGGAAAACACTCCCACCGGACCGGTCGATGCCCCACTCCTGCTCGTACATGGCACCGCCGATCAGGTCATTCCTTTCCAGGGAAGCGTGGACGAGGCCGCCCGTCGCTGCGCTGAAGGGGAAGACGTCACCTTCCTGCAATACCTGGACACAACGCACGATTCTCAACCCCAATCGATGCTGACCGTGCTCGGCTGGGTGGTCGATCGTTTCGCGGATAAGCCCTCGACCTCCAACTGCGCCAACCGGCCTCCGCCGGGAACGGGATCTTGA
- a CDS encoding copper-translocating P-type ATPase translates to MEPVPPAVAPGHEHHQAMPEAADARHDDMRHDGHQMSAHEGGAHGGMSHDMSDPAMAAAMERDMRNRFLVALALTIPTVLYSPLGRDFFGVDLPTPISAEWIMLLLATPVVFWAGWIFLSGAYHALRSRQLDMSVLIATGVLAAYGASIVLMALGEEDVFFEAAAMLVTFVLFGHWMETKSRRGTTDALRALFDLVPPTATVVRGGQEIEVPTAEIVAGDVVLVRPGEKIPVDGEVRSGSSSVDEALVTGESLPVQKGPGDEVIGGSINQAGTLTFVATKVGADTALAQIVAMVQHAQNSKAPGQRLADKAAQYLVILAVGSGVLTFVAWSLFGSVGFVTALTFAISAVVIACPDALGLATPTAVAVGTGIAARHNILIKDAATLEGVAGVQVVVLDKTGTLTEGKPSLTDVLAQPGFTDDEILRLAAAAEVGSEHPLSQAIVDGARARGLSVADATTFEAVAGHGIEAVVDGKSVLLGNARLMRDRGISVDRLLPQVDELASLGRTPILMAVDGQPAAILAVADTIKPTARETIRRFEAAGIEAVMMSGDNRRTAEAVARELGIERVFAEVLPAEKASYVAQLQREGKRVAMVGDGVNDAPALAQADIGIAIGAGTDVAIETANVVLMRSDPLDIHRAITLSKATVRKMKENLGWASVYNILAIPIAAGVLYPRFGIELRPEWAALLMSLSSIIVAVNAVLLKRVEPELAERGGAPGDTALAAQPV, encoded by the coding sequence ATGGAGCCCGTCCCGCCAGCGGTGGCTCCCGGGCACGAACACCATCAGGCGATGCCCGAAGCAGCGGACGCCCGGCACGATGACATGCGCCATGACGGTCATCAGATGTCCGCGCATGAAGGCGGCGCGCATGGCGGAATGAGCCATGACATGAGCGATCCAGCCATGGCCGCGGCCATGGAACGGGATATGCGCAACCGGTTTCTGGTCGCGTTGGCGCTGACCATCCCGACGGTGCTCTATTCACCTTTGGGGCGTGATTTCTTCGGCGTCGACCTGCCCACTCCGATTTCGGCCGAGTGGATCATGCTCCTGCTGGCCACTCCGGTCGTGTTCTGGGCTGGTTGGATCTTTCTTTCCGGCGCCTACCATGCCCTGCGTTCCCGCCAACTCGACATGAGCGTGCTCATCGCCACCGGCGTCCTGGCCGCGTATGGAGCCAGCATCGTGCTCATGGCGCTGGGTGAGGAAGATGTCTTCTTCGAAGCTGCCGCGATGTTGGTGACCTTCGTGCTCTTCGGTCACTGGATGGAGACGAAGAGCCGCCGCGGCACCACCGATGCGTTGCGCGCGCTCTTCGATCTGGTGCCTCCGACCGCGACGGTCGTGCGCGGTGGGCAGGAAATCGAGGTTCCGACGGCGGAGATCGTGGCCGGCGATGTCGTGCTCGTGCGGCCCGGCGAGAAGATTCCGGTCGATGGCGAGGTGCGTTCGGGTTCGTCCAGTGTCGACGAGGCGCTGGTCACCGGGGAGAGCTTGCCGGTGCAAAAGGGGCCGGGCGACGAGGTGATCGGCGGTTCGATCAACCAAGCGGGAACCCTGACCTTCGTGGCAACCAAAGTGGGGGCGGATACCGCGCTCGCCCAGATCGTGGCCATGGTGCAGCACGCGCAGAACTCGAAGGCGCCCGGCCAGCGTCTGGCCGACAAGGCCGCGCAGTATCTGGTGATCCTGGCGGTGGGCTCCGGGGTGTTGACCTTCGTTGCCTGGAGTCTGTTCGGGAGTGTTGGGTTCGTCACCGCGTTGACATTCGCGATCTCGGCCGTCGTCATCGCCTGCCCGGATGCGTTGGGTCTGGCGACTCCGACTGCGGTGGCGGTGGGAACCGGTATCGCCGCGCGGCACAACATCCTCATCAAGGACGCGGCCACCCTCGAGGGTGTCGCCGGGGTGCAGGTGGTCGTGCTGGACAAGACCGGCACCTTGACCGAAGGAAAGCCAAGCCTGACCGATGTGCTCGCGCAACCGGGTTTCACTGATGACGAGATCCTGCGTCTGGCTGCTGCCGCCGAAGTCGGGTCCGAGCATCCGCTGTCGCAGGCCATCGTCGATGGCGCGCGCGCGCGTGGATTGTCTGTTGCCGATGCGACCACCTTCGAGGCGGTCGCGGGGCATGGCATCGAAGCCGTGGTCGATGGGAAGTCCGTGCTGCTCGGCAATGCCAGGCTGATGCGGGATCGCGGTATTTCGGTCGACCGCCTTCTCCCTCAGGTCGACGAGCTGGCCAGTCTGGGACGGACCCCGATCCTGATGGCCGTCGATGGCCAGCCGGCGGCCATCCTGGCCGTTGCCGACACCATCAAACCGACCGCGCGCGAGACGATTCGGCGGTTCGAGGCCGCGGGGATCGAAGCGGTCATGATGAGCGGCGACAACCGGCGCACCGCAGAAGCGGTGGCGCGCGAGCTCGGTATCGAGCGCGTGTTTGCCGAAGTGCTCCCCGCGGAGAAAGCGTCGTATGTGGCTCAGTTGCAACGGGAGGGCAAACGTGTGGCCATGGTTGGCGACGGGGTCAACGACGCACCCGCTCTGGCGCAGGCCGATATTGGCATTGCAATCGGCGCCGGGACCGACGTGGCGATCGAAACGGCCAACGTCGTGCTGATGCGCAGCGACCCCCTCGACATCCACCGCGCCATCACGCTTTCCAAAGCGACGGTGCGGAAGATGAAGGAAAACCTCGGCTGGGCCAGCGTCTACAACATCCTGGCAATCCCGATTGCGGCCGGAGTGCTGTACCCCCGCTTTGGCATCGAGCTCCGCCCGGAGTGGGCGGCGTTATTGATGAGCCTTTCTTCTATTATCGTGGCGGTCAATGCGGTGCTGCTCAAGCGGGTGGAACCGGAACTTGCCGAGCGCGGTGGCGCGCCAGGCGACACCGCATTGGCAGCGCAACCGGTGTAG
- a CDS encoding PQQ-binding-like beta-propeller repeat protein: MSDRATPQLELDLDAFWNDLVTGQQPTRRETSEMESVRRMIAQTSAPEPAPGFLDDLWARLLESEQPESVIPAAAQPTAPVAPSIVPMPVRSETRPKSRRWRWGSFAAAVAALLAIAAVSAILFLDRRNDGAPSPGAQRWTMSGGGPGKTNSNPDAPAIAEPNVQWRVETDGRIDGVPVVADGAVFIGNREHHMYALDAETGMQRWDVNLRKPITGSAAIGEGIVVVGTTASLFGLDAQTGATIWQRDDLVAVSDPTIVDGAIFLVDDGNQLRSLDLETGADRWATDPFADAPAFAIDERSGRIFVATPGGMLRALATADGAELWAVDPGPGLFGSPLVDGDAVVVSVAGGVLLVDGETGATGPVNVTGFESYPTVTPILAFVDDLLIASTEQMVIAYDPDTLEVVWVNQQLGDLTGDMSTGAGSIYLTGKDRTLTAVELATGDVQWTLPLDEVAQGAPAVTSERLFIATRAGSVYAIGGEAPSILNAPLAETASATEGPVTALWKSSGGPNALKNPTGIAVSPSGEVWVCDTANDRLQIFDAEGNFLREFGSHGSEPGQFDFGEETAEMDGYVPLGNACDIAFDASGALYVVDAANFRVQRFPASAFGWMANACCTIRAAGTSYAYPASGAQPDLIVGSEGRGAGAFLFPSDVAVAPNGDIFVGDRLRLDVQRFDANGQYQETLGKPVGDDPFEAGTFLSINGIAVDDHGRLHVVDGDTQEVDRLEADGAWTTIALTREDYRINGIAVDEDGNLFVAQINAFGGSFSIYDPNGTLLERVGSGGAELGQFDGTTGVALDGLGNVYATDWGMNRFQKFAIDYPRLEATVAEPGSGSLPPISNLADSEKPLDERASLHAPRGR, encoded by the coding sequence ATGTCTGATCGCGCGACGCCGCAACTGGAACTCGACCTGGATGCGTTCTGGAACGATCTCGTCACCGGCCAGCAGCCTACGCGTCGCGAGACTTCTGAAATGGAATCGGTCCGGCGAATGATCGCGCAGACGTCAGCGCCCGAACCGGCGCCGGGCTTCCTGGACGATCTCTGGGCGCGGTTACTGGAGAGCGAACAGCCGGAATCGGTGATTCCCGCAGCGGCGCAGCCAACCGCGCCAGTTGCGCCATCCATTGTGCCGATGCCCGTTCGGTCCGAAACGCGGCCGAAGTCCAGGCGTTGGCGTTGGGGCAGCTTCGCGGCGGCGGTGGCCGCGTTGCTGGCGATCGCAGCCGTCAGCGCGATTCTTTTTCTGGATCGGCGCAACGATGGCGCTCCGTCGCCTGGCGCTCAGCGATGGACGATGTCCGGGGGCGGTCCCGGCAAGACCAACAGCAATCCGGACGCGCCGGCGATTGCCGAACCGAATGTGCAGTGGCGGGTCGAAACCGATGGGCGCATCGACGGCGTTCCAGTCGTGGCCGACGGCGCGGTGTTCATTGGCAATCGGGAGCATCACATGTATGCCCTCGATGCCGAAACGGGAATGCAGCGATGGGACGTGAATCTGCGCAAACCGATCACGGGAAGTGCCGCAATCGGGGAGGGCATCGTGGTGGTGGGGACCACGGCAAGCTTGTTCGGGCTCGATGCGCAGACAGGCGCAACGATTTGGCAGCGGGATGATCTCGTCGCGGTCTCCGATCCAACGATCGTCGATGGCGCGATCTTCCTGGTCGATGATGGCAACCAGTTGCGGTCGCTCGATCTCGAGACTGGAGCGGATCGCTGGGCCACGGATCCGTTTGCCGACGCGCCGGCATTTGCGATCGACGAGCGCTCGGGGCGGATATTCGTCGCCACGCCGGGCGGCATGTTGCGCGCGCTGGCAACAGCGGACGGCGCGGAACTTTGGGCGGTCGATCCCGGTCCCGGCCTGTTCGGAAGTCCGCTGGTCGATGGCGACGCAGTGGTGGTTTCGGTCGCGGGTGGTGTGCTGCTCGTGGATGGGGAAACCGGCGCGACCGGTCCCGTGAACGTTACCGGTTTCGAAAGTTATCCCACAGTGACTCCGATCCTCGCGTTTGTAGACGATTTGCTGATTGCGAGTACCGAGCAGATGGTCATTGCATATGACCCAGATACGCTGGAAGTTGTGTGGGTCAACCAGCAGCTTGGTGATTTGACCGGGGACATGTCCACGGGTGCGGGCAGCATCTACTTGACCGGCAAGGACCGCACGCTGACGGCAGTCGAGTTGGCAACGGGTGATGTGCAGTGGACCCTTCCGCTGGATGAAGTCGCTCAGGGAGCGCCCGCGGTTACCAGTGAGCGGTTGTTCATCGCCACCCGTGCAGGTTCCGTCTATGCCATCGGAGGAGAGGCTCCCTCGATCCTGAATGCTCCGCTGGCTGAGACAGCGTCAGCAACGGAGGGTCCCGTTACCGCGCTTTGGAAGAGCTCGGGCGGTCCGAACGCGTTGAAGAATCCAACTGGTATCGCGGTCTCCCCATCCGGCGAGGTCTGGGTGTGCGATACGGCCAACGACCGGCTGCAGATCTTCGATGCCGAAGGGAACTTCCTGCGGGAGTTCGGGTCACACGGTTCCGAGCCGGGGCAGTTCGATTTCGGCGAAGAGACCGCGGAGATGGATGGCTATGTTCCGCTCGGCAACGCGTGCGACATCGCGTTCGATGCTTCTGGGGCGCTCTATGTTGTGGACGCGGCCAACTTCCGGGTACAGCGATTTCCGGCGAGCGCGTTCGGGTGGATGGCGAACGCCTGTTGCACGATCCGCGCGGCAGGCACGAGTTATGCGTACCCGGCGAGCGGCGCGCAACCCGACCTGATCGTCGGTTCAGAAGGGCGTGGAGCGGGAGCGTTCCTGTTCCCGAGCGATGTTGCGGTTGCGCCGAATGGCGACATCTTTGTCGGGGATCGGCTCCGGCTCGATGTGCAGCGGTTCGACGCGAATGGCCAATATCAGGAAACCCTTGGGAAACCGGTCGGTGACGACCCGTTCGAAGCCGGGACGTTCCTGAGCATCAATGGCATCGCGGTCGACGATCATGGCCGTCTCCATGTTGTTGATGGAGACACCCAGGAAGTCGATCGTTTGGAAGCCGATGGCGCCTGGACGACGATCGCACTCACCCGCGAGGACTACCGCATCAACGGCATCGCGGTGGACGAAGATGGCAATCTCTTCGTCGCGCAGATCAATGCCTTCGGTGGCTCGTTCAGCATCTACGACCCGAATGGAACGTTGCTGGAGCGGGTGGGTTCCGGCGGGGCCGAACTCGGCCAGTTCGATGGGACGACGGGCGTTGCGCTCGATGGGCTCGGGAATGTCTATGCAACCGATTGGGGTATGAATCGGTTCCAGAAATTCGCAATCGATTACCCGCGGCTGGAAGCAACCGTCGCGGAACCTGGCAGCGGGAGCTTGCCGCCGATCAGCAATCTCGCTGACTCTGAAAAACCTCTGGATGAACGGGCGTCGTTGCACGCGCCTCGCGGGCGATAG
- a CDS encoding DUF6582 domain-containing protein: MAIEKRNDVYPNEGERKYGDVQFADPTNKKYPIDTEEHVRAAWSYIHMPRNADEYSTKDLETIKNRIRHAAESYGIHLEPE; this comes from the coding sequence ATGGCTATCGAGAAACGAAACGACGTCTATCCCAACGAAGGCGAACGCAAGTACGGCGACGTCCAATTCGCCGATCCCACCAACAAGAAGTACCCCATCGACACCGAAGAACACGTCCGCGCCGCCTGGAGCTATATCCACATGCCCCGCAACGCCGACGAGTACAGCACCAAAGACCTGGAAACCATCAAGAACCGCATCCGCCACGCCGCCGAGAGCTACGGCATCCACCTCGAGCCGGAATAG
- a CDS encoding putative DNA binding domain-containing protein: MNEADLLQLAAGGESEALEFKASTAELDSGLQSVCGVLNTGSPGFVFFGITDGGDVRGQEVGDQHLNVSQMVFAASSQ; this comes from the coding sequence ATGAACGAAGCAGACCTTCTCCAACTCGCCGCCGGCGGCGAATCCGAAGCATTGGAATTCAAGGCGTCCACGGCCGAACTAGATTCCGGGTTGCAGTCCGTCTGCGGAGTCCTGAACACCGGATCGCCCGGGTTCGTCTTCTTCGGCATTACCGATGGCGGCGATGTTCGCGGGCAGGAGGTCGGAGACCAACACTTGAACGTGTCGCAAATGGTGTTCGCCGCATCGAGCCAATGA
- a CDS encoding ATP-binding protein → MTDISIDTVSLENGRAVVIVACPASVRTHTFGGVPYQRLGKTTSRMPSDLYRQRIIDEAHRSDSWESRPAAGFTLADLDHRQIVMTVEEAIRRQRLSDPLTRDIEPLLLGLGLLKDGRILNAAMVLFGKEDRLRVSYPQCLLRLARFRGTTKSEFLDNRQFVGNAFDVFARAQQFWIDHLPVAGRIVPNLIERIDEPLYPTAALREAMANAICHRDYAAIGGGIDLAIYDDRLEITSTGPLRFGIAIDDLLAPHQSRSWNPVIAHVFTGRESSNRWAVEPCA, encoded by the coding sequence ATGACGGATATCAGCATCGATACGGTGAGTCTGGAGAACGGTCGCGCTGTTGTGATAGTCGCGTGCCCAGCGTCAGTGCGCACGCATACCTTCGGCGGTGTTCCCTACCAGCGTCTGGGCAAGACCACCTCGCGCATGCCCTCGGACCTCTATCGACAGCGGATCATCGACGAAGCGCACCGTTCCGATAGTTGGGAAAGCCGGCCAGCCGCCGGTTTCACACTCGCTGACCTCGATCATCGCCAGATCGTCATGACGGTCGAAGAGGCGATCCGACGGCAACGGCTGTCAGATCCACTCACGCGTGATATCGAACCGCTCCTTCTTGGCCTGGGTCTGCTGAAGGATGGACGCATTCTCAATGCTGCGATGGTGTTGTTTGGCAAAGAAGATCGCCTTCGTGTCTCGTATCCGCAATGCCTGCTTCGCCTGGCGCGTTTTCGAGGCACGACGAAAAGCGAGTTCCTGGACAATCGGCAGTTCGTTGGAAACGCCTTCGACGTGTTCGCTCGGGCGCAACAATTCTGGATCGATCATCTGCCGGTCGCGGGCCGCATCGTTCCGAATCTCATCGAACGAATCGACGAACCGCTCTATCCCACCGCGGCGCTCCGTGAGGCAATGGCGAATGCAATCTGCCACCGCGACTATGCCGCCATCGGGGGAGGCATCGATCTGGCGATCTACGACGACCGCCTGGAAATCACCAGCACCGGACCGCTGCGGTTTGGCATAGCGATCGACGATCTCCTGGCGCCGCACCAGTCGCGCAGTTGGAATCCAGTGATTGCGCATGTCTTTACCGGCAGGGAATCATCGAATCGTTGGGCAGTGGAACCCTGCGCATGA
- a CDS encoding DsbA family protein: MATSSKQKRKTRAQVRAEAEASRRRRIALIAGAVALAVLVAGALIWTNRDASDLPTLQVAEAAALEGIPTDGRVIGNPDAPVHLVEYGDYQCPACASFNTQVFPELLSTYIATGQVSFEFRDLAFLGADSVTAAQAAACSIEQDGYWPYHETIYANHYGENLGNLSESRLLKMAELSGLDRDEIESCLDDGATSAEVQAMHQEATGLGIDSTPSFVMNGEVVPWQGWDALKQTLDAALANQ, encoded by the coding sequence ATGGCAACATCCAGCAAACAAAAACGCAAAACCCGCGCCCAGGTGCGCGCCGAAGCCGAGGCGTCCCGCCGACGCCGGATCGCGCTCATTGCCGGCGCGGTGGCGCTGGCCGTGCTCGTGGCTGGCGCGCTGATCTGGACCAATCGCGACGCCAGCGATCTGCCCACCCTGCAGGTGGCCGAAGCCGCCGCGCTGGAGGGCATTCCAACCGACGGCCGCGTGATCGGCAATCCGGACGCGCCGGTTCATCTGGTCGAATATGGCGACTACCAATGCCCCGCCTGCGCCAGTTTCAATACCCAGGTCTTCCCTGAGCTGCTCTCGACCTATATCGCCACCGGGCAGGTGAGCTTCGAATTCCGCGATCTCGCCTTCCTGGGCGCCGATTCGGTCACCGCCGCGCAAGCCGCCGCCTGCTCGATCGAGCAAGACGGCTACTGGCCGTATCACGAAACCATCTACGCCAATCACTATGGCGAGAATCTCGGCAACCTGAGCGAATCCCGCCTGCTGAAGATGGCCGAACTTTCCGGGCTCGACCGCGACGAGATCGAATCGTGCCTCGACGACGGCGCCACCTCCGCCGAGGTGCAGGCGATGCATCAGGAAGCCACCGGGCTCGGTATCGACAGCACGCCGTCCTTTGTCATGAATGGCGAGGTCGTCCCCTGGCAGGGATGGGACGCGCTGAAGCAGACGCTCGATGCAGCCCTCGCGAACCAATAG
- a CDS encoding sigma-70 family RNA polymerase sigma factor: MTEKLHSSEAMRTAGSIVEVDTFEAVYRAWAPQVHAYCYRRLRSVENAEDATSQTFQQAFRGRAGFQGGSVPAWLFRIAERVIVDFHRANRLPSAFPYVTEMVDTAPGPDTQVIQLDEAARLSQAIANLPEARRRIIELRLAGLTSPEIAQILDRSPAWVRTNQRRAVLQLQAVLQDAPDRGGTSDV; the protein is encoded by the coding sequence ATGACCGAGAAGCTGCACAGCTCGGAGGCGATGCGGACGGCGGGGTCGATCGTCGAGGTCGATACCTTCGAAGCCGTCTATCGTGCCTGGGCGCCGCAGGTGCATGCCTACTGTTATCGCCGGCTGCGGAGTGTCGAAAATGCCGAGGATGCCACGAGCCAAACCTTTCAGCAGGCGTTTCGGGGCCGGGCAGGATTCCAGGGGGGATCGGTGCCGGCGTGGTTGTTTCGCATTGCCGAGCGCGTCATCGTCGATTTCCACCGGGCGAATCGGCTGCCCAGCGCGTTTCCCTACGTGACCGAGATGGTCGATACGGCTCCCGGGCCGGACACCCAGGTCATTCAGCTCGATGAAGCGGCCCGTCTCAGCCAGGCGATCGCGAACCTTCCGGAGGCGCGGCGCCGGATCATCGAGCTGCGGCTCGCCGGGCTGACCAGCCCGGAGATTGCCCAGATCCTCGATCGCTCGCCCGCATGGGTGCGGACCAATCAGCGTCGCGCCGTGCTGCAACTGCAGGCGGTCTTGCAGGACGCTCCGGACCGAGGAGGGACGAGCGATGTCTGA
- a CDS encoding aldo/keto reductase, producing the protein MAGSVPTRQFGTYDEQVSLLCVGGAHLALPRCSEETAIRIVHECMDAGATFMDNAWEYNDGESERRMGKALAMDGRRKDAFLMTKDCAHDRKANHSMWKLEDSLRRLQTDYLDLWQIHEVVWEDDVDWIFAPGGSAEALLKAKEKGLVRYIGFTGHKDPAIHKRMLSQGFPFDAVQMPLNVLDAHYKSFEQEILPICQEQGIAVIGMKSFASGDIFGLDTTITPAEALGYAMSLPVATVVSGMDSIEVMQQNLAIATSFEPMTDEQKRELLARTKPHATGQHERFKTTYDFEGNVGRTAHGYPVKLSTIAAD; encoded by the coding sequence ATGGCGGGTTCGGTTCCTACGCGGCAATTCGGGACGTATGACGAGCAGGTGAGTTTGCTCTGCGTTGGCGGCGCGCATCTGGCGTTGCCACGGTGCTCGGAGGAAACGGCGATCCGAATCGTGCACGAGTGCATGGATGCCGGCGCGACCTTCATGGACAACGCCTGGGAGTACAACGACGGCGAGTCGGAACGGCGCATGGGCAAGGCGCTGGCTATGGACGGCCGGCGCAAGGACGCTTTCCTGATGACCAAGGATTGCGCCCACGATCGCAAGGCGAACCATTCCATGTGGAAGCTGGAAGATAGTCTGCGCCGGTTGCAGACCGACTATCTCGATCTCTGGCAGATCCATGAGGTCGTTTGGGAGGACGATGTCGATTGGATCTTCGCCCCGGGCGGATCGGCCGAGGCGTTGCTGAAGGCGAAGGAGAAGGGGCTGGTGCGCTACATCGGCTTCACCGGTCACAAGGACCCGGCCATTCACAAGCGCATGCTCTCGCAGGGGTTCCCGTTCGATGCGGTGCAAATGCCGCTCAACGTGCTGGACGCGCACTACAAGAGCTTCGAGCAGGAGATTCTCCCGATCTGCCAGGAACAGGGGATCGCGGTCATCGGCATGAAATCGTTCGCTTCGGGCGATATTTTCGGGCTCGACACCACGATCACCCCGGCCGAGGCCCTGGGCTATGCCATGAGCCTGCCGGTGGCGACGGTGGTTTCCGGTATGGACAGCATCGAGGTCATGCAGCAGAACCTGGCCATCGCGACGAGTTTCGAGCCGATGACCGACGAGCAGAAGCGCGAGCTGCTGGCGCGCACCAAGCCGCACGCCACCGGTCAGCACGAGCGGTTCAAGACCACCTACGACTTCGAAGGCAACGTGGGCCGCACCGCGCACGGCTACCCGGTCAAGCTGAGCACCATCGCGGCAGACTGA